The following proteins are co-located in the Myroides profundi genome:
- a CDS encoding metallophosphoesterase, protein MKRFLFLGIFIMYMLSNVYVFFNYSALVRDSDFSIKVLFGAIALTMSLSILIFYGVGKRMPVYLASYFYRIGTGWLMLSIYAFMLCLLFDIGALINHFTQQSTLFIYDHYSSARGSLLILLTLIIAFIGHITYLKKKRKEVVIKVNKKLPKELRFVLLTDLHLGYAIEHKELNKWVDTVNAEHADAVLIAGDVIDVSLIPLQYYKLDEVLKKFKSEYGTYACLGNHEYLAGVEGSITFLKSAGINILRDQVKVLEDINVNLIGRDDKTNRHRKELGELMKGIEEDKLNILLDHQPYALENAVNNRVDLQCSGHTHRGQMWPVSWITDRLFENSHGYLKKEDTHIYVSSGVGIWGGRYRIGTVSEYVVIRVQGI, encoded by the coding sequence ATGAAGAGATTTCTTTTTTTAGGCATATTCATTATGTATATGCTGTCTAATGTATATGTGTTTTTTAATTATAGTGCATTAGTTAGAGATAGTGATTTTAGTATAAAGGTGTTGTTCGGTGCTATAGCATTGACGATGTCATTAAGCATACTTATATTCTATGGTGTAGGGAAGAGAATGCCTGTATACCTAGCATCATACTTCTATAGAATAGGTACGGGGTGGCTTATGTTAAGTATATACGCTTTTATGCTGTGTTTACTTTTTGATATAGGAGCATTGATTAATCATTTTACACAGCAGTCTACCTTATTTATCTATGATCATTACTCTTCTGCCCGTGGTTCTCTGTTGATACTGTTGACACTAATAATTGCGTTTATAGGACATATTACTTATCTTAAAAAGAAGAGAAAAGAAGTAGTGATAAAGGTGAATAAAAAGTTGCCTAAAGAACTACGTTTTGTCTTGTTGACAGATTTGCATCTTGGATATGCTATAGAACATAAGGAGTTAAATAAATGGGTAGATACTGTCAATGCTGAGCATGCTGATGCTGTGCTGATAGCAGGAGATGTGATAGATGTAAGTCTGATACCGTTACAATATTATAAGTTAGATGAGGTGTTAAAGAAGTTTAAGAGTGAGTATGGTACGTATGCGTGTCTAGGTAATCATGAATATCTAGCTGGAGTAGAGGGAAGTATTACGTTTTTAAAGTCAGCAGGTATAAATATATTACGCGATCAGGTAAAGGTACTAGAAGATATAAACGTGAATCTGATAGGACGAGATGATAAGACGAATCGACATCGTAAAGAGTTAGGTGAACTGATGAAGGGGATAGAGGAAGATAAACTGAATATTTTATTAGATCATCAGCCTTATGCTTTAGAAAATGCTGTGAATAATAGAGTGGATCTACAGTGTTCTGGACATACGCATAGAGGACAGATGTGGCCTGTGTCGTGGATAACAGATCGCTTATTTGAGAATTCGCATGGGTATCTAAAGAAAGAGGATACACATATCTATGTCAGTTCTGGTGTAGGAATATGGGGAGGTAGATATAGAATAGGTACTGTGTCAGAATACGTCGTAATCAGAGTACAAGGAATATAA
- a CDS encoding sensor histidine kinase encodes MRYLLTVFFVFFYFIGFGQGIITKQYTIENGLMANDVRALCVDSKGIVWIGSRSGLAQKIQGLVKANEDAARYRYTNITDIIEDDKQGIWVGSYGQGVLYRGKGEVRIISVQQGLISNRIRRLYHNGDYIYVATSDGVSLISKKDFTVITPSFVTNKHHPFEVSDFFEYRGEVYVATINDGIFKLVNNELVLVEKEGRIFAAIGFDDKVFIGGEDGLVVKDLSTKKVIAKYDIPPVKDIKKANNQLYIVSGGVDDNNGRLYRWDGVSLDNITEYLGVSSTDFYSVGYDEKNDFLYIGTKSQGVFQIDLFSPLSYDSSHGGVSVIKKLKDRVFFFTQKGVLIQNKDEEVGTIPLSAFKHYQEQHYRKHLAITTKTNHFFEIDYTVPADKIIFYSAVEYNGAIWVSSNIGVFQIGYNGYILSYHSIHTYQFGYYQNRFIETNPFGGIRVYQDLNKMDYQYHFRVDSDDIPRDIVDIEYVGDKMFLAGALDGLYTFDGKNFMSLSKRNLFPENRLKKIERGANNTLYVATDFNDIYILETQSGKYMVKDFISNKDITGANITLLKCIGQRILIGTSKGLTVIDGKDKFHFDKEQGFGNDEILSYELKDNLLFIGTVDGVYTLDITYFKRRHVQYEVNISDITINGHELERNGEVYHHIRKLELDSRENNIQIGFEVLGTKFPGKLEFQYRLKLGENWISVKENRLDLHYLESGSYPIDIKVYDYDSGNELIYPLLFVEVDKPFYAKAWFIILCAFLLLAISSLFYLFRFKQLRKVQIAERKKLEYQKRLAEVKLQSVRSQMNSHFIFNVLSSIQYYIIKEEVDDALFYLERFAQLIRTTLDMSTRERITLKEECEYLSTYVEIENMRLDGRVSFEIDAKGVDLRGILVPPLLLQPFVENSLVHAFPQHIKSPRIVICIYKTEEEYLVIEIKDNGVGDTTVNNKKHESKGMAIVKERISLIQSYLDEDLIIKHDSEGTVVRIVLKNVLK; translated from the coding sequence ATGAGATATTTACTAACTGTATTTTTTGTATTCTTTTATTTTATAGGATTCGGACAGGGGATTATCACGAAGCAGTATACCATAGAGAATGGTCTGATGGCTAATGATGTACGTGCGCTCTGTGTGGATTCTAAGGGAATAGTATGGATAGGATCTCGATCTGGTCTAGCACAAAAAATACAAGGATTAGTAAAAGCCAATGAGGACGCTGCTCGATATCGATATACTAATATAACAGATATCATAGAGGATGATAAGCAAGGTATCTGGGTAGGGAGTTATGGGCAAGGTGTCTTATATAGAGGTAAAGGTGAGGTACGCATCATCAGTGTACAGCAAGGGCTTATTTCTAATAGAATAAGACGATTATATCACAATGGTGACTATATCTATGTAGCTACCTCTGATGGGGTATCTCTGATCTCAAAGAAAGATTTTACGGTTATTACTCCTAGTTTTGTTACGAATAAGCATCACCCATTTGAGGTGAGTGATTTCTTTGAATATCGAGGAGAGGTGTATGTAGCTACGATTAATGATGGAATATTTAAGCTAGTAAATAATGAGTTAGTTCTAGTAGAAAAAGAGGGAAGAATATTTGCTGCTATAGGTTTTGATGATAAAGTATTTATCGGAGGTGAGGATGGTTTAGTAGTCAAAGACTTGTCTACTAAAAAAGTGATAGCCAAGTATGATATTCCACCAGTCAAGGATATAAAGAAAGCCAATAATCAGTTGTATATCGTCAGCGGTGGAGTAGATGATAATAATGGAAGACTGTATAGATGGGATGGAGTCTCATTAGATAATATCACAGAGTACTTAGGAGTATCTTCTACGGACTTCTATTCTGTGGGATATGATGAAAAGAATGACTTCTTATATATAGGGACTAAATCTCAGGGAGTGTTTCAGATTGATTTATTCTCTCCTCTGAGTTATGATAGCTCACACGGGGGAGTGTCTGTTATAAAAAAGTTGAAAGACAGAGTGTTCTTCTTTACTCAAAAAGGAGTGCTGATACAGAATAAAGATGAGGAAGTAGGAACTATACCTCTATCAGCATTTAAGCATTATCAAGAACAGCATTATCGCAAACATTTAGCTATAACCACGAAAACCAATCACTTTTTTGAGATTGATTATACGGTGCCTGCGGATAAGATTATATTCTACTCCGCAGTAGAGTATAATGGTGCGATTTGGGTTAGTAGTAATATAGGAGTATTTCAGATCGGGTATAACGGGTATATTTTATCCTATCATTCTATTCATACCTACCAGTTTGGTTATTATCAAAACCGATTTATTGAGACTAATCCTTTTGGAGGAATAAGGGTATATCAGGACTTGAATAAGATGGACTATCAGTACCACTTTAGGGTAGATAGTGATGATATACCGAGAGATATTGTAGATATAGAATATGTAGGGGACAAGATGTTTTTGGCAGGAGCTCTAGATGGATTGTATACTTTCGATGGAAAGAACTTTATGTCCTTGTCTAAGCGAAATTTGTTTCCTGAGAATAGATTAAAGAAGATAGAGAGAGGAGCTAATAATACACTTTATGTAGCTACGGACTTTAATGATATTTATATACTAGAGACGCAGAGTGGGAAGTATATGGTGAAAGACTTTATTTCTAATAAAGATATCACAGGGGCTAATATAACCTTATTAAAATGTATAGGACAAAGAATATTAATAGGGACTAGTAAAGGACTAACCGTTATAGATGGTAAGGATAAGTTTCATTTTGATAAAGAACAAGGTTTTGGCAATGATGAGATCCTATCTTATGAGCTTAAGGATAACTTACTATTTATAGGAACAGTAGATGGAGTGTATACTCTGGATATTACCTATTTTAAAAGAAGACATGTTCAATACGAAGTCAATATTTCAGATATTACGATCAATGGACATGAATTAGAAAGAAATGGTGAGGTGTATCATCATATACGAAAACTAGAACTAGATAGTAGAGAAAACAATATTCAGATAGGCTTTGAGGTACTAGGAACAAAGTTTCCGGGTAAGTTAGAGTTTCAGTACCGTTTAAAGTTAGGAGAGAATTGGATCAGTGTAAAAGAGAATAGATTAGACCTACACTATCTAGAGTCGGGTTCTTATCCTATAGATATTAAGGTATATGACTATGATAGCGGAAATGAGTTAATATATCCTCTCTTATTCGTAGAGGTAGATAAACCGTTTTATGCAAAGGCTTGGTTTATTATCTTATGTGCATTTCTGCTATTAGCGATATCTTCTTTGTTCTATTTGTTTAGATTTAAACAGTTGAGGAAAGTTCAAATAGCAGAGCGCAAAAAGTTAGAATATCAAAAAAGATTAGCAGAGGTGAAACTACAGTCTGTACGTAGTCAAATGAATTCTCATTTTATATTTAATGTATTGAGTTCTATTCAGTACTATATTATAAAAGAAGAGGTAGATGACGCACTCTTTTATTTAGAGCGTTTTGCTCAATTAATAAGAACAACACTAGATATGTCTACCAGAGAACGCATTACCTTAAAAGAAGAATGTGAGTACCTGAGTACATATGTCGAGATTGAAAATATGCGATTAGATGGAAGGGTGAGTTTCGAGATAGATGCAAAGGGAGTAGATCTAAGAGGTATATTAGTTCCTCCTTTATTACTACAGCCTTTCGTAGAGAATAGTTTAGTACATGCTTTTCCTCAGCATATAAAGAGTCCTCGTATTGTGATTTGTATTTATAAAACAGAAGAAGAGTATTTAGTCATAGAGATAAAGGATAATGGAGTAGGAGATACTACTGTGAATAATAAGAAACATGAATCTAAAGGTATGGCAATCGTGAAAGAGAGAATTTCGCTAATCCAATCTTATCTAGATGAAGATTTGATTATCAAACACGATAGTGAGGGGACAGTAGTAAGAATAGTATTAAAAAATGTTTTAAAGTAA
- a CDS encoding LytR/AlgR family response regulator transcription factor: MMNELVVLVVDDEPKVAEVLKTIIEKKVVYHERIVVHTAHSVQEAVKEVNAILPDIVFLDIHMPEEDGFELFNYVDQSTFEVVFTTAYDQYAIEAINKYDCLKYILKPIGIQDVQNVFDKYKELEGYHYFYKIIKNNQKRYIVRVEDIVYCKAADNYCEIYLKDQKYLVSKTLKNVEDKIKHKNFKRVNRSYLVNVDHIDYIDKDTNVICFKEQMVVNHEEVDNVITVASAMMKELNSLNI; this comes from the coding sequence ATGATGAATGAACTAGTTGTTTTAGTTGTAGATGATGAACCTAAAGTAGCTGAAGTACTTAAAACGATTATAGAGAAAAAAGTAGTATACCACGAACGAATAGTCGTACATACTGCCCATTCTGTACAAGAAGCAGTAAAAGAAGTTAATGCTATTTTGCCTGATATTGTATTCTTAGATATTCATATGCCTGAAGAGGATGGGTTTGAACTATTTAATTATGTTGATCAAAGTACTTTTGAGGTGGTGTTTACTACAGCGTATGACCAGTATGCTATAGAGGCTATTAATAAATATGACTGTCTGAAGTATATACTGAAGCCGATAGGGATACAGGATGTACAGAACGTATTCGATAAGTATAAAGAGCTAGAGGGATATCATTATTTCTATAAAATAATAAAGAATAATCAGAAGCGCTATATCGTACGAGTAGAGGATATCGTGTACTGTAAAGCTGCGGATAACTACTGTGAGATTTATTTAAAAGATCAGAAATATTTAGTGTCTAAGACATTAAAGAACGTAGAAGATAAAATAAAACACAAAAATTTTAAGCGGGTAAACCGTTCCTATTTAGTGAATGTAGATCATATCGATTATATCGATAAGGATACGAATGTAATTTGTTTTAAAGAACAAATGGTAGTGAATCATGAAGAGGTAGATAATGTGATTACGGTGGCTTCTGCTATGATGAAGGAGCTTAATAGCCTTAATATATGA
- a CDS encoding ABC transporter substrate-binding protein, protein MKSIIHYVSIFCVCALTFSCQKKTADQDKNLVFRYNENANIQTLDPAFARNMAIIWPCNQLFNGLVQLDDSLHIQADIAKSWTISEDGKQYDFMLRRDVYFHKHSHFGADSTRIVVASDFEYSFNRVLDADVVSPGAWIFQKVKNFKAINDTVFRIELKEAFPAFLGLLSMRYASVVPREIVEDKTIDFRSHPIGTGPFYFKFWEENIKLVLRKNPNYFEKDEQGNALPYLEAVAITFLPDKQSGFLQFLQGNLDFISGLDPSYKDDIITENGELNPKYKEKVQMVTGPYLNTEYLGFNLEAPGAIQDVRIRKALNMGFDRNKMLLYLRSGMGDGAVGGIIPQGLGGHFSTDKLYNPEEAKALVDDYKKTSKEGKVEITLSTNANYLDIAEYLQREWKKLGIEVIVDVTPPASLRQGMASGKVSFFRGSWIADYPDAENYLSLFYSKNKAPNGPNYTRFTNQKFDQLYEQAFKEVSEEKRNNIYQQMDQIIADEVPAIILFYDRAARFSHQNVKGLGINPMNNLFLKRVYKE, encoded by the coding sequence ATGAAATCAATAATTCATTACGTTTCAATATTTTGTGTCTGCGCACTGACGTTTTCTTGTCAGAAAAAAACAGCTGATCAGGATAAAAATTTAGTTTTTAGATATAACGAGAATGCTAATATTCAGACACTAGACCCTGCTTTCGCAAGAAATATGGCTATCATCTGGCCGTGTAATCAACTCTTTAATGGATTAGTACAGTTAGACGATAGTCTGCATATACAAGCAGATATCGCCAAGTCATGGACGATCAGTGAAGACGGTAAGCAGTATGACTTTATGCTGAGAAGGGATGTCTATTTTCACAAGCATAGCCACTTTGGGGCAGATAGTACTCGTATAGTAGTAGCTAGTGATTTCGAATACAGCTTTAACAGGGTATTAGACGCAGATGTGGTTTCGCCAGGGGCGTGGATATTCCAGAAGGTAAAGAATTTTAAGGCAATTAATGATACCGTCTTTCGCATCGAATTAAAAGAAGCTTTTCCAGCCTTTTTAGGATTGCTGTCGATGAGGTATGCTTCTGTAGTGCCGAGAGAAATAGTAGAGGATAAGACGATAGACTTTCGTTCTCATCCTATCGGTACAGGGCCTTTCTATTTTAAATTTTGGGAAGAGAACATTAAGCTAGTCCTTCGCAAAAATCCAAACTACTTTGAGAAAGATGAACAAGGCAATGCATTACCTTATCTAGAGGCTGTAGCCATAACATTCTTGCCAGATAAGCAGAGTGGTTTTTTACAGTTTTTGCAAGGTAATCTAGACTTTATATCAGGCTTAGACCCATCTTATAAGGATGATATTATCACAGAGAATGGCGAGCTGAACCCGAAGTATAAGGAGAAGGTGCAGATGGTGACAGGCCCTTACCTAAATACGGAGTACCTAGGCTTTAACCTAGAAGCGCCTGGTGCTATACAAGATGTAAGAATACGCAAAGCCCTAAATATGGGGTTTGACCGAAACAAGATGTTATTGTATCTGCGTAGCGGTATGGGAGATGGAGCAGTAGGAGGAATTATACCACAAGGTCTAGGAGGGCATTTTAGTACAGATAAGCTTTATAATCCAGAAGAAGCTAAAGCACTAGTGGATGATTATAAGAAGACAAGTAAAGAAGGCAAAGTAGAGATCACCTTGTCTACGAATGCTAATTATCTCGATATCGCAGAATACCTACAACGCGAGTGGAAAAAACTAGGGATAGAAGTAATAGTAGATGTGACACCGCCTGCTTCTCTACGTCAGGGTATGGCATCAGGTAAGGTGTCATTCTTCAGAGGAAGTTGGATAGCAGACTATCCTGATGCAGAGAATTACCTTTCGTTATTTTATTCAAAGAACAAAGCTCCTAATGGGCCTAACTATACTCGCTTCACTAATCAAAAGTTTGATCAGCTCTATGAACAAGCTTTTAAAGAAGTGTCAGAAGAGAAGCGAAATAACATCTATCAGCAGATGGATCAGATTATAGCAGATGAGGTACCCGCGATCATCTTGTTTTACGACAGAGCAGCGAGGTTCTCTCATCAGAATGTAAAAGGACTAGGGATTAACCCTATGAACAATTTATTTTTAAAGAGAGTTTACAAAGAATAA
- the mtaB gene encoding tRNA (N(6)-L-threonylcarbamoyladenosine(37)-C(2))-methylthiotransferase MtaB, translated as MENRKKVAFYTLGCKLNFSETSTIARNFAEEGFDRVDFEEVADIYVINTCSVTENADKQFKQIVKKAQKKNDKAFVAAVGCYAQLKPEELASVDGVDLVLGATEKFKITDYINDLSKNEMGQVHSCEISEADFYVGSYSIGDRTRAFLKVQDGCDYKCTYCTIPLARGISRSDTMDNVLKNAAEISAQNIKEIVLTGVNIGDYGKGEFGNKKHEHTFLELVQELDKVEGIERLRISSIEPNLLKNETIDFVSKSRTFVPHFHIPLQSGCNDILKKMKRRYLRELYVERVEKIREVMPDCCIGVDVIVGFPGESDEKFLETYNFLSDLDISYLHVFTYSERDNTEAVDMGEVVPMNVRNKRSKMLRGLSVKKRRAFYESQIGKEKTVLFEGENKEGYIHGFTENYVKVKTPWDPALVNTLHAVKLTKIDEDGIVRLEFI; from the coding sequence ATGGAAAATAGAAAAAAAGTAGCTTTTTATACATTAGGTTGTAAGCTTAACTTCTCAGAAACTTCCACTATCGCTAGAAATTTTGCAGAGGAAGGATTCGATAGAGTAGATTTCGAAGAAGTGGCTGATATATATGTTATCAATACATGTTCTGTAACAGAAAATGCAGATAAACAATTTAAGCAAATAGTAAAAAAGGCTCAGAAGAAAAACGATAAAGCTTTCGTAGCTGCAGTAGGATGCTATGCTCAATTAAAACCAGAAGAACTCGCTTCTGTAGATGGTGTAGACTTAGTATTAGGAGCGACAGAGAAGTTTAAAATAACAGATTACATCAATGACTTGTCTAAGAATGAAATGGGACAAGTGCATTCATGCGAAATATCAGAGGCTGACTTCTACGTAGGAAGTTATTCTATAGGGGACAGAACACGTGCTTTCCTTAAAGTACAGGATGGATGTGATTATAAATGTACATACTGTACTATCCCATTAGCTCGTGGTATCTCTCGTAGTGATACTATGGATAATGTATTGAAAAATGCAGCTGAGATCTCTGCTCAGAATATAAAAGAGATCGTACTGACAGGAGTGAATATTGGTGACTATGGTAAAGGAGAGTTTGGGAATAAGAAACACGAACACACTTTCTTAGAATTAGTACAAGAATTAGATAAAGTAGAGGGTATCGAGAGACTTCGTATCTCTTCTATCGAGCCTAATTTATTAAAGAATGAGACGATAGACTTCGTATCGAAGAGTAGAACATTCGTTCCTCACTTCCACATTCCTTTACAGTCTGGATGTAATGACATTCTTAAGAAAATGAAACGCCGTTACCTACGCGAGTTATATGTAGAGAGAGTAGAGAAAATCAGAGAAGTAATGCCAGACTGCTGTATCGGGGTGGATGTGATCGTAGGATTCCCTGGGGAGTCAGACGAGAAGTTCTTAGAGACATATAATTTCTTAAGTGATTTAGACATTTCATACCTACACGTATTTACATACTCTGAACGCGATAATACAGAGGCTGTAGATATGGGTGAAGTAGTACCTATGAATGTACGTAATAAGAGAAGTAAAATGCTAAGAGGACTTTCTGTAAAGAAACGTCGTGCGTTCTATGAATCTCAAATCGGGAAAGAGAAAACAGTTCTGTTCGAAGGTGAGAATAAAGAGGGATATATCCACGGATTCACAGAGAACTATGTGAAGGTAAAAACACCATGGGATCCAGCGTTAGTAAATACATTACACGCAGTGAAGTTAACAAAGATAGATGAGGATGGTATCGTAAGATTAGAGTTTATCTAA
- a CDS encoding GNAT family N-acetyltransferase yields MEIKDNELLRQFEYETEQGLLSVEYSLQERKIFLTKLTGLEEALPTQASDFLKGILEMLREKRLRVVPTHPKIVSFFRKNPTYKEMLPPGIRI; encoded by the coding sequence ATGGAAATTAAAGACAATGAGTTACTACGTCAGTTCGAGTATGAGACTGAGCAAGGGTTGCTTAGTGTAGAGTATTCACTACAAGAGAGAAAGATTTTTCTTACAAAACTTACTGGACTAGAAGAAGCTTTACCAACACAAGCGTCTGACTTTTTAAAAGGTATTTTGGAGATGTTAAGAGAGAAAAGGTTAAGAGTAGTACCTACACATCCTAAGATTGTTTCTTTCTTTAGAAAGAATCCTACGTATAAAGAGATGTTACCTCCTGGTATCCGTATCTAA
- a CDS encoding alpha/beta hydrolase — protein sequence MSKIPIYFFPGMSSTSLIFEHLCLNHEKFEIVFLEWLPINKSESLEQYTKRYLPFITHDNPILIGVSFGGIIAQEISKLISVRKTIIISSVRSNKEFPNLYRIARNTGLYKWLPTSLIPTLWNVIKKTASEKKKKRLALYDRYLPIRDKEYVDWCIREVLHWKQDKPLANVVHIHGTKDEIFPYKNIQSAIEIKGGTHAMIIIKHKWFNENLETIILKKNNEKDT from the coding sequence ATGAGCAAAATACCTATTTATTTCTTCCCAGGTATGTCCTCTACTTCTTTGATTTTTGAACATCTTTGTTTGAATCATGAAAAGTTTGAAATTGTCTTTTTAGAATGGTTGCCTATAAATAAATCTGAATCATTAGAACAATACACCAAGCGTTATCTCCCCTTCATCACACATGATAATCCTATCCTAATAGGAGTTTCTTTTGGAGGAATAATAGCTCAAGAAATAAGTAAACTAATTTCTGTAAGAAAGACAATTATTATTTCGAGTGTACGTTCTAATAAAGAGTTTCCTAATCTCTATCGTATCGCTAGAAATACAGGGCTCTATAAATGGTTGCCTACATCTCTTATCCCTACTCTTTGGAACGTTATCAAAAAAACAGCTTCAGAGAAAAAGAAGAAAAGATTAGCACTATATGACCGTTATCTCCCGATAAGAGATAAAGAATATGTAGACTGGTGTATCAGAGAAGTACTGCATTGGAAACAAGACAAACCATTAGCCAACGTAGTACACATACACGGAACTAAAGATGAAATATTCCCTTACAAGAATATACAATCTGCCATCGAGATAAAAGGGGGGACTCACGCGATGATTATCATCAAGCACAAATGGTTTAATGAAAATTTAGAAACGATTATACTTAAGAAAAATAATGAAAAAGACACTTAG
- a CDS encoding lytic transglycosylase domain-containing protein, which yields MKKTLRTVFVTAAIIAVASSFMFATTISSATEDHNEAALHAHPLPLSANFAGEKAPLDKIDVKERFDREMIINTNLHGTTITTIKRANRFFPIIEPILKKNGIPDDFKYLCVIESGLANAVSPAGASGFWQFMKGTSKDFNLYIDEYVDERYDLIKVTEAACKYFQSAKNRFGSWTMAAASYNRGMAGMSRAMESQYVEDYYDLFLNQETSRYVFRILALKEIMSNPVKYGFDVPESEKYPIVPTKKVSVSYDIDDLALFAKEQGINYKLLKLYNPWLVNTSLKVKGKVYEIEIPTKGI from the coding sequence ATGAAAAAGACACTTAGAACTGTATTTGTAACCGCTGCTATTATAGCAGTAGCTTCTTCGTTTATGTTTGCCACTACTATATCTAGCGCTACAGAGGATCATAATGAAGCTGCCTTACACGCTCATCCTCTACCGCTATCTGCTAACTTCGCTGGAGAAAAAGCTCCTTTAGACAAGATAGATGTCAAAGAAAGATTTGACCGAGAAATGATCATCAATACGAATCTTCACGGTACAACGATAACAACGATAAAAAGAGCGAATAGATTCTTCCCTATCATCGAACCTATCTTAAAAAAGAATGGTATTCCTGATGACTTTAAGTACTTATGTGTGATAGAGAGTGGACTAGCGAATGCGGTATCTCCTGCTGGAGCTAGTGGATTCTGGCAGTTCATGAAAGGAACATCTAAGGACTTTAACTTATACATAGATGAATACGTAGACGAACGATACGACTTAATCAAAGTAACAGAAGCTGCGTGTAAATACTTCCAAAGTGCTAAAAACCGTTTTGGTAGCTGGACGATGGCTGCTGCATCTTATAATAGAGGAATGGCAGGTATGTCACGCGCTATGGAAAGTCAATATGTAGAGGACTACTATGATTTATTCTTAAACCAAGAGACTTCTAGATACGTATTCAGAATATTAGCCTTAAAAGAGATTATGTCTAACCCTGTAAAATACGGTTTTGACGTTCCTGAATCTGAAAAATATCCAATAGTACCTACTAAAAAAGTGAGTGTATCTTATGATATAGATGATTTAGCTTTATTCGCAAAAGAACAAGGTATCAACTACAAATTACTAAAATTATACAACCCATGGTTAGTAAACACTAGTTTAAAAGTAAAAGGTAAAGTATATGAAATAGAGATTCCAACTAAAGGAATCTAA
- a CDS encoding alpha/beta fold hydrolase, giving the protein MITAIQDCVLVNQKNIFYKHFFYQGESKYTLVLLHDSLGCVTLWRDWPELLAERLQCDVVVYDRVGYGLSDKMDTTKREKDYLKQEAAFLKDLMEELELERVALFGHSDGASIALLFAAMYPDHTLALVAEAAHIFVEKVTLEGVQAAKTAYETTDLAERLVKYHGTKVDDVVRAWVDTWLSSEYQDWTVEEEMKGILSPLLFIQGDQDEYGSLDQVEKTIAKAQGIAEKVIFPNVGHTPHKEIKEQTLEVIVSFFQKNI; this is encoded by the coding sequence ATGATTACAGCTATTCAAGATTGTGTCTTAGTCAATCAAAAGAATATTTTTTATAAACACTTTTTTTATCAAGGAGAGAGTAAGTACACGCTAGTATTATTACATGATTCATTAGGCTGTGTTACCCTGTGGAGAGATTGGCCAGAATTGTTAGCAGAACGATTACAATGTGATGTAGTAGTATATGACAGAGTAGGGTACGGGCTATCAGATAAGATGGATACTACGAAGAGAGAAAAAGATTATCTAAAGCAAGAAGCTGCATTCTTAAAAGACTTGATGGAAGAATTAGAGTTAGAGCGCGTTGCTTTATTTGGGCATAGTGATGGTGCGTCTATTGCTTTATTATTTGCAGCAATGTATCCAGATCATACTTTAGCCTTAGTGGCTGAGGCCGCACATATCTTTGTAGAGAAAGTAACTTTAGAAGGAGTACAAGCAGCTAAGACAGCTTATGAGACTACAGATTTAGCTGAACGCTTAGTGAAATATCACGGAACTAAGGTAGATGATGTAGTCCGAGCATGGGTAGATACTTGGTTATCTTCAGAATACCAAGATTGGACAGTAGAGGAGGAGATGAAGGGAATACTGTCTCCACTGTTATTTATACAAGGAGATCAAGATGAGTATGGTAGTCTAGACCAAGTGGAGAAAACAATAGCAAAGGCTCAAGGAATTGCAGAGAAGGTTATTTTCCCTAATGTAGGGCATACTCCGCATAAAGAGATAAAAGAGCAGACACTAGAGGTTATAGTATCGTTCTTTCAAAAAAACATTTAA